A stretch of the Lactuca sativa cultivar Salinas chromosome 9, Lsat_Salinas_v11, whole genome shotgun sequence genome encodes the following:
- the LOC111895292 gene encoding uncharacterized mitochondrial protein AtMg00810-like, with product MRPPPDLFLSSSSLVGKLKKPLYGLKQASRQWLVTGDDDIEIQSLKSLHNKFQIKDLGHIHYFLSIKFNIVANGMVINQQKYVNEIISAYSMQEQSITTTPLSLKLHLLPLMEEPLPDVTMYSQLIGKLNFLLHTRLDLAYSVRYLSQFSQTPCQAHYNDGMHVLRYLKGTITQWLFFNKNPSFNIEAFYDSDWASCPITRRSVSGFFIFGDTPISWKSKKQVTISLSYAEAEYRSRRRVCAELAWLSRLLSELQVDNITPIPLKCDNQAAICIPRKNKTY from the exons ATGAGGCCTCCACCTgatctttttctttcttcttcttcacttgTTGGCAAACTTAAAAAGCCATTGTATGGTTTAAAGCAAGCATCAAGACAGTG GTTGGTCACAGGAGATGATGACATAGAGATTCAATCTCTCAAGTCACTTCATAATAAATTTCAAATCAAGGATTTGGGTCACATTCATTATTTCTTGAGCATAAAGTTTAATATAGTTGCAAACGGAATGGTGATTAATCAACAAAAGTATGTCAACGAAATTATTTCTGCTTATTCAATGCAAGAACAATCTATCACTACCACTCCTTTATCACTGAAACTTCATTTATTGCCTTTAATGGAAGAACCTTTGCCAGATGTTACTATGTACAGCCAGCTCATTGGGAAATTGAATTTCCTTCTTCATACTCGACTAGATTTGGCATACTCAGTTCGGTATTTGAGTCAATTTAGCCAAACTCCATGTCAAGCTCATTACAATGATGGCATGCATGTATTACGATATCTTAAAGGCACTATAACACAATggttatttttcaataaaaatccTTCTTTTAACATTGAAGCTTTCTATGATTCTGATTGGGCATCATGCCCAATCACAAGAAGAAGTGTTAGTGGTTTCTTTATTTTTGGGGATACTCCTATTTCATGGAAGTCAAAGAAGCAAGTTACTATCTCCTTATCATatgctgaagcagaatacaggTCTAGGAGGCGTGTGTGTGCAGAATTAGCATGGCTAAGCCGTCTCTTATCTGAATTACAAGTGGACAATATTACCCCTATTCCTCTCAAGTGTGATAATCAAGCTGCCATTTGTATACCACGAAAGAACAAAACATATTGA
- the LOC111895270 gene encoding 60S ribosomal protein L35, with amino-acid sequence MARIKVHELRGKTKADLFAQLKDLKAELALLRVAKVTGGAPNKLSKIKVVRTSIAQVLTVISQTQKAMLREAYKNKKYLPLDLRPKKTRAIRRRLTKHQVSLKTEREKKKEKYFPLRKYAIKA; translated from the exons ATGG CTCGGATCAAAGTTCATGAGTTGAGGGGCAAAACCAAGGCTGACTTGTTTGCTCAGTTGAAGGATCTTAAAGCCGAACTTGCTCTTCTCCGTGTCGCTAAGGTCACCGGTGGTGCGCCCAACAAGCTCTCCAAGAT aaaagttgTGAGGACATCGATTGCACAGGTGCTGACTGTTATCTCACAGACCCAAAAAGCCATGCTTAGGGAAGCTTACAAGAACAAGAAGTATCTTCCTCTTGACCTTCGTCCCAAGAAAACCAGAGCTATTCGCAGGCGTCTCACCAAACATCAG GTTTCTTTGAAGacagagagggagaagaagaaagagaagtaCTTTCCTTTGAGGAAGTATGCAATCAAGGCATAG